A genomic stretch from Candidatus Hydrogenisulfobacillus filiaventi includes:
- the trpC gene encoding Indole-3-glycerol phosphate synthase → MFLEEITARTDARVARLKQAGVPRTRTAGPPRPMAEAIRRRGFGVVAECKHRSPSKGWLTDRYDPVAQARGYEARGAAAISVLTEPDFFAGSLEHLAAVREAVGLPVLRKDFLRDPLQVEEAWAWGADAVLVIVRILDGDAGRLQALLEAAAALGLDALTEVHSPAELDQALAAGARFVGVNNRDLDSFETRLDFSREMAPRLPPGVTALSESGYRTAEEALLARSWGYRGILVGETLMRGGTLLDGINAWGSR, encoded by the coding sequence ATGTTCCTGGAGGAGATTACGGCCCGCACGGATGCCCGGGTGGCGCGGCTGAAACAGGCCGGGGTCCCCCGCACGCGGACGGCGGGACCGCCCCGGCCTATGGCCGAGGCCATCCGCCGCCGGGGCTTCGGGGTGGTGGCGGAATGCAAGCACCGTTCCCCCTCCAAGGGGTGGTTGACCGATCGGTATGACCCGGTGGCCCAGGCCCGCGGGTACGAGGCCCGGGGCGCGGCCGCCATCTCGGTCCTGACCGAACCCGACTTCTTCGCCGGGAGCCTGGAGCACCTGGCGGCGGTGCGGGAGGCGGTGGGACTGCCGGTGTTGCGGAAGGACTTCCTCCGGGACCCCCTGCAGGTGGAGGAGGCCTGGGCCTGGGGAGCGGACGCGGTCCTGGTCATTGTCCGCATCCTGGACGGGGATGCCGGCCGGCTCCAGGCCTTGCTGGAAGCGGCGGCAGCCCTGGGCCTGGACGCCCTTACGGAGGTGCACAGCCCGGCCGAGCTGGACCAGGCGCTGGCCGCCGGCGCCCGCTTCGTGGGGGTGAACAACCGGGACCTGGACAGCTTCGAGACCCGGCTCGACTTCTCGCGGGAGATGGCCCCCCGCCTGCCGCCCGGGGTAACGGCACTCAGCGAGAGCGGCTACCGGACGGCCGAGGAGGCCCTGCTGGCCCGCTCCTGGGGCTACCGCGGCATCCTGGTGGGGGAGACCCTGATGCGGGGGGGCACCCTGTTGGATGGGATTAACGCATGGGGTTCGCGGTAA
- the trpD gene encoding anthranilate phosphoribosyltransferase (Evidence 2a : Function from experimental evidences in other organisms; PubMedId : 2422155, 9383185, 17555270, 10714985, 12963367, 17114058; Product type e : enzyme), with translation MVNAEAMDVAGALAALTEGQRLTEAEAETLMDRIMEGAATPVQIAGILIALRMRGETVEELTGFARAMRRHAAPVAVQRRPVIDTCGTGGDRSFTFNVSTVAALVAAGAGVTVAKHGNRSASSRSGSADLLESLGVNLALPPAVMGELVDEVGFGFLFAQNVHTSMRYAAGPRRELGVRTVFNILGPLTNPVAPEMQLLGVFAADWVEPLAEVLRRLGTRRAMVVHGAGGLDEVSLAGPTRYALVDGDQVRSGELTPEDLGLPRYPVEAMRGGDPAANAAICRRVLAGEAGPHLDMVLANAGVALFVAGAAADPREGVELARASIAGGRARTVLDRLVERSQAAAR, from the coding sequence ATGGTGAATGCGGAAGCGATGGACGTGGCCGGGGCCCTGGCGGCCCTGACCGAGGGGCAACGGCTGACCGAGGCCGAGGCCGAGACCCTCATGGACCGCATCATGGAGGGCGCGGCCACCCCCGTGCAGATTGCCGGCATCCTTATCGCCTTGCGCATGCGGGGGGAAACGGTGGAGGAACTGACCGGGTTCGCCCGGGCCATGCGCCGGCATGCTGCCCCGGTAGCGGTGCAGCGGCGACCGGTGATCGATACCTGCGGCACCGGCGGCGACCGTTCCTTCACCTTCAACGTCTCCACGGTGGCTGCCCTGGTGGCGGCCGGGGCGGGAGTGACGGTCGCCAAGCACGGCAACCGTTCCGCCTCCTCCCGTTCGGGCAGCGCCGACCTGCTGGAGAGCCTGGGGGTCAACCTGGCCCTGCCGCCGGCGGTGATGGGGGAGCTGGTGGACGAGGTCGGCTTCGGGTTCCTCTTCGCCCAGAACGTGCACACCTCCATGCGCTACGCCGCCGGGCCGCGCCGGGAACTGGGGGTGCGCACCGTCTTCAACATCCTGGGGCCCCTGACCAATCCGGTGGCGCCCGAGATGCAGCTCCTGGGCGTCTTTGCCGCCGACTGGGTCGAGCCGCTGGCGGAGGTGCTGCGGCGCCTAGGTACCCGCCGGGCGATGGTGGTGCACGGGGCCGGCGGTCTCGACGAGGTCTCCCTGGCCGGCCCCACCCGCTATGCCCTGGTGGATGGCGATCAGGTGCGGAGCGGGGAGCTGACGCCCGAGGACCTGGGCCTGCCGCGCTATCCGGTGGAGGCGATGCGGGGCGGCGATCCGGCTGCCAATGCCGCCATCTGCCGGCGGGTGCTGGCGGGGGAGGCGGGGCCGCATCTGGACATGGTGCTGGCCAATGCAGGGGTGGCCCTGTTCGTGGCGGGGGCTGCCGCCGATCCCCGCGAGGGGGTGGAGCTGGCCCGGGCCAGCATCGCCGGCGGCCGGGCCCGGACCGTGCTCGACCGGCTGGTGGAACGCTCGCAGGCGGCCGCCCGCTAA
- the pabA gene encoding 4-amino-4-deoxychorismate synthase; anthranilate synthase (subunit II) (Evidence 2a : Function from experimental evidences in other organisms; PubMedId : 9098056, 16605270, 17114263, 24847778; Product type e : enzyme): MAMTLVIDNYDSFTYNLVQMLGERTGEVLVVRNDAYTPEELLAWNPACAVLSPGPGTPEAAGMTVAFVRAAAARRLPVLGVCLGHQAIAVAFGGRIVPAPRLMHGKQDRIRHRGEGLLAGLDDGFPAGRYHSLAVDVAGVPELIVDGWSDDGTVMSLRHRELPIYGIQFHPESVLTPDGGAIIDRFLAQAYPGSRKTPVRADAARRG; encoded by the coding sequence ATGGCTATGACCCTGGTCATCGACAACTACGATTCCTTTACCTATAACCTGGTGCAGATGCTGGGGGAGCGCACGGGGGAGGTGCTGGTGGTCCGCAACGACGCTTATACGCCGGAGGAACTGCTGGCCTGGAATCCCGCCTGTGCCGTCCTGTCCCCCGGTCCCGGCACTCCGGAAGCGGCCGGCATGACGGTCGCGTTTGTCCGGGCGGCCGCCGCCCGCCGCCTGCCGGTGCTGGGGGTGTGTCTGGGTCATCAGGCCATCGCGGTGGCCTTCGGGGGGCGCATCGTCCCCGCCCCCCGGCTGATGCACGGCAAACAGGACCGGATCCGGCACCGGGGGGAGGGACTGCTGGCGGGGCTGGACGACGGCTTTCCCGCCGGCCGCTACCATTCCCTGGCGGTGGATGTGGCCGGGGTGCCGGAGCTGATCGTGGACGGCTGGTCCGACGACGGCACCGTCATGTCCCTCCGGCACCGCGAACTGCCGATCTACGGCATCCAGTTCCACCCGGAATCGGTCCTGACCCCGGACGGGGGGGCCATTATCGACCGCTTCCTGGCCCAGGCCTATCCCGGGAGCCGGAAGACCCCCGTGCGGGCGGATGCGGCGCGCCGCGGCTAG
- the trpE gene encoding anthranilate synthase (Evidence 2a : Function from experimental evidences in other organisms; PubMedId : 2422155, 9383185, 17555270, 10714985, 12963367, 15063849, 17114058; Product type e : enzyme), translated as MAGLKPVSGRMAIWDDGQAPHVALVQRFAVDQLTPITAYVRLRPLGAHTLLESVEGDAKLARYSFIALGEWARLLEAGGKAVLVGPDGTRIDNDPLHLLRWQSRQLAVAVPPEEPLPFPGGAVGYFAYGWVRQLERLPERLPAPGPAWEWIWPKSVVAFDHRRQEVTVVVESRREETAQAMTRMELLVEALRAPLSLSDPVVQVRSGTLRSNIDAAGFREAVLRAKEYIRAGDIFQVVLSQAMEVEVQGDSLSLYRRLRRLNPSPYLFFLETPRRTLVGASPEALVRVNAGRVVSRPIAGTRPRGATRAEDERLWEELIHDEKERAEHVMLVDLVRNDLGRVSRYGSVTVDAMMVRESYSHVMHIVSEVSGELAPAYDALDALAATFPAGTLTGAPKIRAMEIIDELEPEGRRAYGGVVGYVSHRGDLDACITIRTIEVQNGRARVQAGAGIVADSDPDREYQESLNKARAALAVLEEADEEWL; from the coding sequence ATGGCTGGGTTGAAGCCGGTTTCCGGCCGGATGGCGATATGGGACGACGGTCAGGCCCCGCACGTGGCCCTGGTGCAGCGGTTCGCGGTCGACCAGCTGACGCCGATCACGGCCTACGTACGCCTGCGTCCCCTGGGGGCCCATACCCTGCTGGAAAGCGTGGAAGGGGACGCCAAGCTGGCCCGGTACAGTTTCATCGCCCTCGGCGAATGGGCCCGCCTGCTGGAAGCCGGCGGCAAGGCGGTGCTGGTGGGCCCGGACGGCACCCGCATCGACAATGATCCCCTGCATCTCCTGCGCTGGCAGTCCCGACAGCTGGCGGTGGCGGTGCCGCCCGAGGAACCGTTGCCCTTTCCCGGCGGGGCGGTGGGGTACTTCGCCTACGGGTGGGTGCGGCAGCTGGAACGGTTGCCGGAACGGCTGCCGGCGCCGGGGCCGGCCTGGGAGTGGATCTGGCCCAAAAGCGTGGTGGCCTTCGACCACCGCCGCCAGGAGGTGACGGTGGTGGTGGAGAGCCGGCGCGAGGAGACGGCCCAGGCCATGACCCGCATGGAGCTGCTGGTGGAGGCCCTGCGCGCCCCCCTCAGCCTGTCGGATCCGGTGGTGCAGGTGCGCAGCGGGACCCTGCGCAGCAACATCGACGCCGCCGGTTTCCGGGAGGCGGTGCTGCGGGCCAAGGAGTACATCCGGGCCGGGGACATCTTCCAGGTGGTGCTGTCCCAGGCCATGGAGGTAGAGGTGCAGGGGGACAGCTTAAGCCTCTACCGCCGCCTGCGGCGCCTCAACCCCTCCCCCTACCTCTTTTTCCTGGAAACCCCGCGGCGCACGCTGGTGGGCGCCTCGCCGGAGGCGCTGGTGCGGGTCAATGCCGGGCGGGTGGTCAGCCGGCCCATTGCCGGGACCCGCCCGCGCGGGGCCACCCGGGCGGAGGACGAGCGCCTGTGGGAGGAGCTCATCCACGATGAGAAGGAACGGGCCGAGCATGTGATGCTGGTGGACCTGGTCCGCAACGACCTGGGGCGGGTCAGCCGCTACGGCAGCGTGACCGTGGACGCCATGATGGTGCGCGAGAGCTATTCCCATGTCATGCACATCGTGTCCGAGGTGAGCGGGGAGCTGGCGCCGGCTTATGACGCCCTCGATGCCCTGGCTGCGACCTTTCCCGCCGGCACCCTCACCGGGGCGCCCAAGATCCGGGCCATGGAGATCATCGACGAGCTGGAACCCGAAGGACGGCGGGCCTATGGCGGGGTGGTGGGGTATGTCTCGCACCGGGGCGACCTCGATGCCTGCATCACCATCCGCACCATTGAGGTGCAGAACGGCCGGGCCCGGGTGCAGGCAGGCGCGGGAATCGTGGCCGACTCCGACCCCGACCGGGAGTACCAGGAGTCCCTCAACAAGGCGCGGGCGGCGCTGGCGGTCCTGGAGGAGGCGGATGAGGAATGGCTATGA
- the recG gene encoding ATP-dependent DNA helicase RecG has translation MAEDLLSLWPRRHLDRTALTPLAGLRPGLEATVAATVLRARLDPRPGRSGPILHVEVGEGAARLAVTFFHAAYLSRVFQPGRRVLLSGPVEWRGRQLAMTHPEWEALEEGEVAPTGLVPVYPLSGGLKQRWMREFMRRHVPALAAQAADPLPLPLRERLDLPPRAWAVTRMHFPADSRERERARRRLVFDEFFRIALAVQLLHGPGSQPGQAQQPDGPLARRFREALPFPLTPGQEAAWSEIAADLAAPRPMARLLQGEVGSGKTVLAALALLAAVDAGRQAALMAPTEILAEQQAAVLEGWLRPLGLEVGLLVGNDRAADGVREAVEAGRLPLVVGTQALLSQGVQFRDLGVVVIDEQHRFGVRQRAVLTGKGFAPDLLVMTATPIPRTLALTVYGDLALSRIEGLPPGRRPVTTVALPQARRRDAYQKVAEEVRRGRQAYVVCPLVQQSPQLPGRGAVELARGMAAVPGWRVGLLHGQMPRAEREAVMDRFRQGAIDVLVSTTIVEVGVDVPNATVMVIESADRFGLAQLHQLRGRVGRGRDPGFCFLIHDSESEEAQARIGAMVRLRDGLALAEEDLHLRGPGEVLGIRQHGVRAFQLADPLTDLDILQQARAEARALLAEDPALAAPERALLRRWVDEALGEARPASVLH, from the coding sequence GTGGCGGAGGACCTGCTGAGCCTCTGGCCGCGCCGGCATCTCGACCGCACCGCCCTTACCCCTTTGGCCGGCCTGCGCCCCGGCCTGGAGGCGACGGTGGCCGCGACCGTGCTGCGGGCCCGGCTGGACCCGCGGCCGGGGCGGTCGGGCCCCATCCTGCATGTAGAGGTGGGGGAAGGGGCGGCCCGCCTGGCGGTCACGTTCTTCCACGCCGCCTACCTGAGCCGCGTCTTCCAGCCCGGGCGGCGGGTGCTCCTGTCCGGCCCGGTGGAATGGCGCGGCCGGCAGCTGGCTATGACCCATCCCGAGTGGGAGGCCCTGGAGGAGGGGGAGGTGGCCCCCACCGGTCTGGTGCCGGTATATCCCCTGAGCGGGGGTCTCAAACAGCGCTGGATGCGGGAGTTCATGCGCCGGCACGTGCCTGCCCTGGCGGCCCAGGCGGCGGATCCCCTGCCGCTGCCGTTGCGGGAGCGGCTGGACTTGCCGCCGCGGGCCTGGGCGGTCACCCGGATGCACTTTCCCGCCGACAGCCGGGAGCGGGAACGCGCCCGGCGGCGTCTGGTCTTCGACGAATTCTTCCGGATTGCGCTGGCGGTGCAGCTGTTGCACGGCCCCGGCAGTCAGCCCGGACAGGCGCAGCAGCCCGACGGCCCGCTGGCCCGGCGGTTCCGGGAGGCCCTGCCGTTCCCGCTGACCCCCGGTCAGGAGGCGGCCTGGTCGGAGATCGCGGCCGACCTGGCCGCGCCCCGGCCTATGGCCCGCCTGCTGCAGGGTGAGGTGGGTTCCGGGAAGACCGTCCTGGCTGCCCTGGCCCTGCTGGCGGCGGTGGATGCAGGGCGGCAAGCGGCGCTGATGGCGCCGACCGAAATCCTGGCTGAACAGCAGGCCGCCGTACTGGAGGGATGGCTGCGCCCGCTGGGCCTGGAAGTGGGGCTGCTGGTCGGGAACGACCGCGCCGCCGATGGCGTCCGGGAGGCGGTGGAGGCCGGCCGGTTGCCGCTGGTGGTGGGGACACAGGCCCTCCTTTCCCAGGGGGTTCAGTTCCGGGACCTGGGGGTGGTGGTCATTGACGAACAGCACCGCTTCGGGGTGCGTCAGCGGGCGGTGCTGACCGGCAAAGGCTTCGCCCCCGACCTGCTGGTCATGACGGCCACCCCCATTCCCCGGACCCTTGCCCTTACGGTCTACGGGGATCTGGCCCTCTCCCGCATTGAAGGCTTGCCCCCCGGCCGGCGGCCGGTTACCACCGTGGCCCTTCCCCAGGCGCGCCGCCGCGACGCCTACCAGAAAGTGGCGGAGGAGGTGCGCCGCGGGCGGCAGGCTTATGTGGTGTGCCCGCTGGTGCAGCAGTCCCCCCAGCTGCCCGGGCGGGGTGCCGTGGAGCTGGCGCGGGGGATGGCGGCGGTGCCCGGCTGGCGGGTGGGGCTGCTGCATGGTCAGATGCCGCGGGCGGAGCGGGAGGCGGTAATGGACCGCTTCCGTCAGGGGGCGATTGATGTCCTGGTCAGCACCACCATCGTGGAGGTGGGGGTGGACGTTCCCAACGCCACCGTGATGGTGATCGAGAGCGCCGACCGCTTCGGGCTGGCCCAGCTGCACCAGCTGCGGGGCCGGGTGGGCCGGGGCCGCGATCCCGGCTTCTGCTTCCTTATCCATGACAGCGAATCCGAGGAGGCCCAGGCCCGCATCGGCGCCATGGTGCGGTTGCGGGACGGGCTGGCCCTGGCGGAGGAGGACCTGCACCTGCGCGGCCCGGGGGAGGTGCTGGGTATCCGCCAGCACGGCGTCCGCGCGTTTCAGCTGGCCGACCCCCTGACCGACCTCGACATCCTGCAGCAGGCCCGGGCCGAGGCGCGGGCCCTGCTGGCGGAGGACCCCGCCCTGGCGGCGCCGGAACGGGCCCTCCTGCGCCGCTGGGTGGACGAGGCGCTCGGGGAGGCCCGGCCGGCGTCGGTGCTCCACTAG
- a CDS encoding putative DhaL domain-containing protein (Evidence 3 : Putative function from multiple computational evidences), which yields MTTVTGERLRQWLAAAEERLGQQAREIDRLNVFPVPDGDTGHNMLATLREARAAAGRAAGSSLEVVARAAADGAMLGARGNSGMILSQLLRGMQLAARGREAWDADGLAEALQRAAEQAYAKVYRPVEGTVLTVARAMAAAARGAPTVAAVLAAALEAGWEALAGTRDQLPALRRAGVVDAGARGWLAVVEAWALVEGVAPPAAVPGDGERARRQAAVPVARPYDVEALLTGPIGGLAAEEAAARLEELGDSVVVAASEAGLKVHVHTDRPAELVALLAGWGGIRRLELQDMRLQMAEAARAEGGLRVAGEARWAPVLAELGAELAEPAAAADGAGWIWALPGRGPAGALAVPGPALAALAALHYDPGRAWGENRRIMAQAVAGARHYRVWREPGGWRLEGAGPPLPSRADLADRIAGPADGGPVTVYIDARSSEEERTWWESRLNAVVVPLPPAETGPWLEIVVESGSGTPSTD from the coding sequence ATGACAACCGTCACGGGCGAACGCCTGCGGCAATGGCTGGCGGCGGCGGAGGAGCGGCTGGGGCAGCAGGCCCGAGAGATTGACCGTTTGAATGTCTTCCCGGTGCCGGACGGGGACACCGGTCACAACATGCTGGCGACCCTGCGGGAGGCCCGGGCGGCTGCCGGGCGGGCTGCCGGCAGCAGCCTGGAGGTGGTGGCCCGGGCTGCCGCGGACGGGGCGATGCTGGGGGCCCGCGGCAATTCCGGCATGATCCTGTCCCAGCTGCTGCGGGGGATGCAGCTGGCCGCCCGCGGCCGGGAGGCCTGGGATGCGGACGGCCTGGCGGAGGCGCTGCAGCGGGCGGCCGAACAGGCGTATGCCAAGGTCTACCGCCCGGTGGAGGGCACCGTCCTCACCGTCGCCCGTGCCATGGCGGCGGCGGCGCGGGGGGCGCCGACGGTGGCGGCGGTGCTGGCGGCGGCGCTGGAAGCGGGCTGGGAGGCCCTGGCCGGGACCCGCGACCAGCTGCCGGCACTGCGGCGGGCCGGGGTGGTGGACGCCGGCGCCCGGGGCTGGCTGGCGGTGGTCGAGGCCTGGGCGCTGGTGGAAGGGGTGGCTCCCCCGGCCGCCGTTCCCGGCGACGGGGAAAGGGCCCGCCGCCAGGCGGCGGTGCCGGTGGCGCGGCCCTACGACGTGGAGGCGCTCCTCACCGGCCCCATCGGGGGGCTGGCTGCCGAAGAGGCGGCGGCGCGGCTGGAGGAACTGGGGGACTCGGTGGTGGTGGCCGCCTCCGAAGCCGGGCTCAAGGTGCATGTCCACACCGACCGCCCGGCCGAACTGGTGGCCCTGCTCGCCGGCTGGGGCGGCATCCGGCGGCTGGAACTGCAGGACATGCGCCTGCAGATGGCCGAGGCGGCCCGGGCGGAGGGCGGTCTGCGGGTGGCCGGGGAGGCACGGTGGGCCCCGGTGCTGGCCGAACTGGGGGCGGAACTGGCGGAGCCCGCCGCCGCCGCCGACGGCGCGGGCTGGATCTGGGCCCTGCCGGGGCGCGGTCCTGCCGGGGCGCTGGCGGTGCCCGGCCCCGCCCTGGCCGCTCTGGCCGCTCTGCATTATGATCCCGGCCGCGCCTGGGGGGAGAACCGGCGCATCATGGCCCAAGCGGTGGCGGGAGCCCGGCATTACCGGGTCTGGCGGGAACCCGGCGGCTGGCGGCTGGAGGGAGCGGGGCCGCCGCTGCCTTCCCGGGCCGACCTGGCGGACCGGATAGCGGGCCCGGCGGACGGGGGTCCGGTCACGGTGTACATCGACGCCCGCAGCAGCGAGGAGGAACGAACCTGGTGGGAGAGCCGACTCAACGCCGTGGTGGTGCCGCTGCCGCCCGCCGAGACCGGTCCCTGGCTCGAAATCGTGGTGGAGTCGGGCTCCGGGACCCCCTCGACCGACTGA
- a CDS encoding Putative alkaline-shock protein (Evidence 3 : Putative function from multiple computational evidences), which yields MERETPWGRLTVGEDVIATLAGLATVESYGVVGMIPRGVSEGLQELLRRENLARGVQVREEDGRLEVDVYVVVGYGVRIAEVGRAIVEHIGFRLQDAVGVRPQRITVHVQGVR from the coding sequence ATGGAACGGGAGACCCCGTGGGGCCGGCTGACGGTAGGGGAGGACGTGATTGCCACCTTGGCCGGCCTGGCCACGGTGGAGAGCTACGGGGTGGTGGGCATGATCCCGCGCGGCGTATCCGAAGGCCTGCAGGAGCTGCTGCGGCGGGAGAACCTGGCCCGGGGTGTGCAGGTGCGGGAGGAGGACGGGCGCCTGGAAGTGGATGTCTACGTGGTGGTCGGCTACGGGGTGCGGATCGCTGAAGTCGGGCGGGCCATTGTGGAGCACATCGGGTTCCGGCTGCAGGACGCCGTAGGGGTCCGTCCCCAGCGCATCACCGTGCATGTCCAGGGCGTCCGTTGA
- the rpmB gene encoding 50S ribosomal protein L28: MAYRCEICGKHGKSGNRVSHSHHKTRRRWKPNIQRVHAVVDGRNRHIYVCTACLRAGRVTRAV; encoded by the coding sequence TTGGCCTACCGGTGCGAAATCTGCGGGAAGCACGGCAAGTCCGGCAACCGCGTGAGCCATTCCCATCACAAGACCCGCCGGCGTTGGAAGCCCAACATCCAGCGGGTGCACGCGGTGGTGGACGGTCGCAACCGTCACATCTACGTCTGCACGGCCTGCCTGCGCGCGGGACGGGTGACGCGGGCGGTCTAG
- the hslO gene encoding 33 kDa chaperonin, which yields MQTGREARLPGPWQDYRVRATAAGGAVRAVAALVTKSALTAQELHAATPVAAAAMGRLLAAAALLAADFKTRFRLTVSVNGGGPAGMVQAQAETGGELRARIERPDVELPLRPDGKLAVGQAVGNRGSLSVTVVDRESDQGYRTEVELVTGEIAEDLTRYYLQSEQVPSAVALGVLVGRSGLVAAAGGLVVQLLPDAPAGLGDLLADRVEALGAVSRRLAAGARPEDLLEALLPGPVHYFPPERLAYSCHCGPVRSRDILAALPASELEALISEGGAEVTCPYCRRSYRFPAAELERLRRERP from the coding sequence GTGCAGACCGGCAGGGAAGCGCGGCTGCCCGGACCCTGGCAGGACTACCGGGTCCGGGCCACGGCGGCCGGGGGGGCCGTGCGGGCGGTGGCGGCACTGGTGACCAAGAGCGCGCTGACCGCACAGGAACTGCATGCAGCGACACCGGTGGCGGCGGCCGCCATGGGGCGGCTGCTGGCGGCCGCGGCCCTGCTGGCTGCGGACTTCAAGACCCGCTTCCGGCTGACGGTGTCGGTAAACGGGGGCGGCCCGGCCGGTATGGTGCAGGCGCAGGCGGAAACCGGCGGGGAGCTGCGGGCCCGTATCGAGCGTCCGGATGTGGAGTTGCCCTTGCGTCCGGACGGCAAGCTGGCGGTGGGACAAGCCGTCGGCAACCGGGGCAGCCTCTCGGTCACGGTGGTGGACCGGGAGAGCGACCAGGGCTACCGCACTGAGGTGGAGCTGGTTACGGGGGAGATTGCGGAGGACCTGACCCGCTATTATCTGCAATCGGAGCAGGTCCCGAGTGCGGTGGCGTTGGGGGTGCTGGTGGGGCGCAGCGGGCTGGTGGCGGCGGCCGGCGGGCTGGTGGTGCAGCTCCTGCCGGATGCCCCGGCCGGTTTGGGCGACCTGCTGGCCGACCGGGTGGAGGCCTTGGGTGCGGTGAGCCGCCGGCTGGCCGCCGGCGCCCGCCCGGAGGACCTCCTGGAGGCGCTGCTGCCCGGGCCGGTGCACTACTTCCCGCCGGAGCGGCTGGCCTACAGCTGCCATTGCGGACCGGTACGCAGCCGGGACATCCTGGCAGCCCTGCCGGCCAGTGAGCTGGAAGCGCTGATCAGTGAGGGCGGGGCCGAGGTGACGTGTCCCTACTGCCGCCGTTCCTACCGTTTCCCGGCCGCAGAACTGGAGCGTCTCCGCCGGGAGCGGCCCTGA
- a CDS encoding protein of unknown function (Evidence 5 : Unknown function) — protein sequence MSPRMRRREGGGRDGVRSAVGPAPAGPLGQPASGGDPGGPVAGGGAGAGPAGIGRAPPAAAALPVAARDRALAAVGGSGTIGGGGGSGLADLAAVRPRRGQVAEEGSGMQVQVVKVPRLVGRILQLFLGLWDRKR from the coding sequence GTGTCGCCACGGATGCGGCGGCGGGAAGGGGGTGGCAGGGATGGCGTACGGTCGGCCGTTGGGCCGGCCCCGGCCGGTCCGCTGGGGCAGCCGGCCTCTGGCGGTGACCCGGGTGGGCCGGTTGCGGGCGGTGGCGCTGGTGCTGGCCCTGCTGGCATTGGCCGGGCTCCTCCGGCTGCTGCCGCTCTTCCTGTGGCCGCTCGGGATCGGGCTCTGGCTGCTGTGGGCGGCTCTGGGACCATTGGTGGCGGTGGCGGCTCTGGTCTGGCTGATCTGGCGGCTGTTCGCCCCCGGAGGGGGCAGGTAGCAGAGGAGGGGTCAGGCATGCAGGTGCAGGTGGTGAAGGTTCCCCGCCTGGTCGGGCGTATCCTGCAGTTGTTCCTGGGCCTGTGGGATCGGAAGCGATAG
- a CDS encoding protein of unknown function (Evidence 5 : Unknown function): protein MAYGRPLGRPRPVRWGSRPLAVTRVGRLRAVALVLALLALAGLLRLLPLFLWPLGIGLWLLWAALGPLVAVAALVWLIWRLFAPGGGR, encoded by the coding sequence ATGGCGTACGGTCGGCCGTTGGGCCGGCCCCGGCCGGTCCGCTGGGGCAGCCGGCCTCTGGCGGTGACCCGGGTGGGCCGGTTGCGGGCGGTGGCGCTGGTGCTGGCCCTGCTGGCATTGGCCGGGCTCCTCCGGCTGCTGCCGCTCTTCCTGTGGCCGCTCGGGATCGGGCTCTGGCTGCTGTGGGCGGCTCTGGGACCATTGGTGGCGGTGGCGGCTCTGGTCTGGCTGATCTGGCGGCTGTTCGCCCCCGGAGGGGGCAGGTAG